The DNA window TCTTCTCCCGGGTAAACCAGGGTGGGCGTCACGAAAATTACCAGTTCAGTTTTGTCATCCTTGAAATTGCGGGATTTGAACAGCTCTCCCAGGATGGGGATATCACCGAGGAAAGGGAACTTGTTGACCGCCTTGGACATTTCGCTGTTCACCAGTCCGGAAATGACCATGGTTTGTTTGTTCTTTACGTTGATGACAGATTCGGTACGGCGGGTCAGGAAACCCGGTGCGTCATTGATCATGATGGAGGGATCGATGGCGCTGACTTCTGCAACAACCTTGCTGAGGATATTGCCCTTTGAATCCACCTCAGGCTCAATGTCCAGTTTGATCCCATATTCCTTGTACTCAATATCCACAGCGCCGACACCGCTGACACTGGGAATGGGTATTTCACCACCGGCAAGGAAACTGGCACTCTCACCGCTACGGGTCGTCAGGTTAGGTTCGGCCAACATGCGGGCATCGCCCTTTTCCGCCAGCAGCTGGATCTGCGAGCCTATTCCCGACACCACCCCCAGATAGCTCCAGCCACGGGTATCAAGCACGCCAATGGATTCGGATATGGCCTCACTGATAGCGCCTGAATACTGCCCCGGTGAAGTAACACTGAAAATGGGATTAGAGGTAAATGCCTTGGCCATACCAAACGACGGGCCCGACATGCTGGCATCCCAGCGAATACCTATATTGTTGAGTGTGGTTTTGTTGAATTCGACAATCTTGACTTCCATTTTCACCATGGGCGAAAGGTAATCGCTGTATTTCACATATTTCACCAGCGACATCACGTTGTCGGCCTTCTCGAACACCTTTTCCAAGACCTCTTTATGGGCTATTTCTGCCTCACCGTGAACGACGATAATGCCATCTGACTCGGACACTTCCAGTGAGGGAAATTCAGAAAGCATACGCTTAACCGTGGCCAATTTGGTTTGCGAAATATCCCTGGTGACTACGACGCTGAGCTTGATAAGCAAGCCATCCTTTTGCCACAACTGAATGTCCGATTGCCCTTCCCCCTGGCCAATCAACAGCACATTCTTTTCATCAACCACTTTGGCGTTCAGTACGCTGGGGTTCCCCACAACGACACGCTCAACATCTTTGGCTTTATACAGTTCAACTGCACCAACATATAATTTGAGTTCTTTATTATTGTGAGCACCGGCGACATTGATAACACCGATGAACAATGCAAATGTGACCATTAAAAATCTAAACATCTTCATAATGCCGTCTTATTCTCAACCTGGGTTAACTGTTCCATTTTTGCTTTTGGCAAGGCATATTCCTGAATGCTGGTAGTGATACCACTGCCTCCGGTAATAAACTCGACCTGATGCCGGCCGGTCTCTATTGCGCTGCCGAATATTTGGTCGCTGAACATTGTGGTGAGGGCAACCGAGGCCTCTTCCTTTTTATTTCTCAACAGGGTAATGAATTTCCCCTTGGAACGTGCCAGCGAGACCCGCATTGAATCTTCTACGCTCAATGCCAGCGTGACAGTGCTGTATGAATCAGGATTGTCATATAAGGTATCGACCAACTCGGGATGCACGGCAATGCTGCGCTTGCCTGTGGCCAGCACCTGCGCGCGCTCTATCAACAATTCCATTTTGGTTTTCTCGGACTCGTCCTCACCGACCTTGTATGCCAGGTACAAATCCACCATATCGGAAGGGATCAACATGCCGGCCGTAGAGTTCACTTCGTCTATGTCTATGGTGACCGCACGCTGACCTTCCAAAAGCAAATCGGAAAACTGCTTGGTACGGCTGCCCGGTAAATAGGCGGAAACCAGGGGTCTGCCGGCCTCAATGTCGGTCAGCAGCATTTGTCCGGCCACCTCGCCAAATTGCGCTGGATAGACGGCATCGGTAGGAACAATATCTTCCGGTACACTGCGTACCGACATATTGGATTCCCCAATAGTCTCGCCTTTACTCAGGTTTCGGACCGGCACAACAATATCAACAGATTTTTTGTTGGTATTAAAAAGCTCGGTTCTCAGCTCCTGTTCTTTCACTATGAAATAATTTTTGGTAGCCCATGCGGCTACCCCACCCAATACCAGAGCAATTATTAATAGCACCCAGTTAAAGTCGATGCCTCTCAGCTGCATTTTTGATTACTTCCTTTTCATAGTGGTAAATCAGGCAAGGACTTGGTATAGGCAAATGCGGTATACCAATCCCTGAGTGCCTGTACACAAATTTCCATCACGTTCTGATCGTCTTTAATTGGTGTGAGCAATGCGGCAATCAAGGCACCGCACACAATCAAATATTCAACGCTCGCTTGACCTGTGGCACTTCGCAAAATCAGATTCCTTCCGACATTTCGTTGGAAACTATATGAGTCTTGCCATTGTGACTGCTCAGGCTAATGTCGAGATAATTATTGTTTTGAGCCATGCGAAGTACGGCTTTATTGGCACTGACCTCAAATATTCCCACGACTTCTGACCAGCCTCGACTGGTGTAATAATTACGGTAATAGTGATAATTTTCAGAGACCTTGCGATCGCTGAGTAATATCACAGTTCGGCCGCGTTTAAATAAGTCAGCCGATGAAATATCGGATATTACTAGCGTGTCGGACAGCGTAGGGTATTTGATCCCGGTGCTTCGCGAATATTCATCCGGCGACATGACTTTGGATACGGCGACATATATCAAGGTAGAGTCAAACTGCGCTTTGAATCTCGCGGTAAACAGGTAGGGAGGTTGCCAACTGTTAATGACGTAATCCCCGTTGAACTCCTGCTCATTAAATTTTTCACTACGGGGTTTCCAGCGGGACACGTAAA is part of the Shewanella cyperi genome and encodes:
- the cpaB gene encoding Flp pilus assembly protein CpaB, which encodes MQLRGIDFNWVLLIIALVLGGVAAWATKNYFIVKEQELRTELFNTNKKSVDIVVPVRNLSKGETIGESNMSVRSVPEDIVPTDAVYPAQFGEVAGQMLLTDIEAGRPLVSAYLPGSRTKQFSDLLLEGQRAVTIDIDEVNSTAGMLIPSDMVDLYLAYKVGEDESEKTKMELLIERAQVLATGKRSIAVHPELVDTLYDNPDSYSTVTLALSVEDSMRVSLARSKGKFITLLRNKKEEASVALTTMFSDQIFGSAIETGRHQVEFITGGSGITTSIQEYALPKAKMEQLTQVENKTAL
- a CDS encoding type II and III secretion system protein family protein, which encodes MKMFRFLMVTFALFIGVINVAGAHNNKELKLYVGAVELYKAKDVERVVVGNPSVLNAKVVDEKNVLLIGQGEGQSDIQLWQKDGLLIKLSVVVTRDISQTKLATVKRMLSEFPSLEVSESDGIIVVHGEAEIAHKEVLEKVFEKADNVMSLVKYVKYSDYLSPMVKMEVKIVEFNKTTLNNIGIRWDASMSGPSFGMAKAFTSNPIFSVTSPGQYSGAISEAISESIGVLDTRGWSYLGVVSGIGSQIQLLAEKGDARMLAEPNLTTRSGESASFLAGGEIPIPSVSGVGAVDIEYKEYGIKLDIEPEVDSKGNILSKVVAEVSAIDPSIMINDAPGFLTRRTESVINVKNKQTMVISGLVNSEMSKAVNKFPFLGDIPILGELFKSRNFKDDKTELVIFVTPTLVYPGEDSHEEALARGREMVEEANKLEAFYILD